A part of Haladaptatus caseinilyticus genomic DNA contains:
- a CDS encoding NAD(P)/FAD-dependent oxidoreductase: protein MTTVAVVGGGPAGLSAALFTQKNGLDTVVFDTDETWMHMAHLFNYLGIRSISGSEFMTIARGQVTDRGTTIHQGEEVTGISETEDGFEVVTEESEYEANYVVLATGRNRQFAKDLGCDFTEEEEVDVSVRMETSVPNVYATGAMVRDQEMEAIISAGDGATAALNILSKEKGEGFHDFDKPDDVPTLASN, encoded by the coding sequence ATGACCACTGTTGCTGTCGTTGGAGGCGGTCCCGCTGGATTGAGTGCTGCACTATTCACCCAGAAAAACGGTCTCGATACCGTGGTGTTCGATACAGACGAGACGTGGATGCATATGGCCCACCTGTTTAACTACTTAGGTATCCGAAGTATCAGTGGGTCTGAATTTATGACTATTGCCCGTGGACAGGTCACCGACAGGGGTACGACCATTCACCAGGGTGAGGAAGTCACGGGAATATCAGAGACAGAGGACGGGTTCGAAGTCGTCACCGAGGAAAGCGAGTACGAAGCTAACTACGTGGTGCTTGCCACGGGACGGAACCGTCAATTCGCTAAAGACCTCGGCTGTGACTTCACCGAGGAAGAAGAAGTAGATGTCAGCGTTCGAATGGAAACCAGCGTCCCTAACGTATATGCGACCGGTGCAATGGTCCGCGACCAAGAGATGGAAGCCATCATCTCCGCAGGAGACGGTGCCACTGCCGCCCTCAACATCCTTTCTAAGGAGAAAGGCGAAGGATTCCACGACTTCGACAAGCCGGATGACGTTCCAACACTCGCTAGTAACTGA
- the neuB gene encoding N-acetylneuraminate synthase, whose translation MIIDGNEIEDNGVFFIAEVGVNHNGSMARAKELIDAAAAADADAVKFQTFETDRLVAEQAPKAEYQKNRTGTEGSQHEMLEQYELTTEEHEELLEYCNEVDITFLSSPFDRKSVDLLDELDVSAIKVGSGELTNHQLLRYIAKTGRPVIVSTGMATLAEVEMAVKTIRDANSSVAFSLLHCVSSYPAALSSLNLRAIETMNERFSVPIGYSDHSTAVETPAFAVSIGAQIIEKHMTLDKSLPGPDHEASLTPDELDRAVTIARRAAKARGTPEKKPVPSESENRKVARKSLHTSRKIGEGEILTRDDVVILRPANGLSPAAFDSILGKRTTTDLDSNAPITAHAIANVDEE comes from the coding sequence ATGATAATCGACGGTAACGAAATCGAAGACAACGGGGTTTTTTTCATCGCTGAGGTGGGCGTGAATCACAATGGGAGCATGGCACGTGCGAAAGAACTGATAGACGCCGCCGCGGCAGCCGATGCCGATGCGGTCAAATTCCAGACGTTCGAAACCGACCGACTGGTCGCGGAGCAAGCCCCAAAAGCGGAGTATCAAAAGAATCGAACCGGAACGGAGGGCTCACAGCACGAGATGCTCGAACAGTACGAGCTGACTACCGAAGAACACGAGGAACTTCTCGAATACTGCAACGAAGTTGACATTACGTTTCTCTCCTCCCCGTTCGACCGGAAGAGCGTAGATCTTTTGGACGAACTCGACGTCTCCGCCATTAAAGTCGGATCCGGAGAACTCACTAATCACCAGTTACTCCGATACATCGCCAAAACCGGTAGACCGGTGATAGTAAGCACGGGAATGGCGACGCTTGCTGAGGTCGAGATGGCAGTAAAAACGATACGGGACGCCAATTCGTCGGTCGCGTTCAGTCTCCTCCACTGTGTTTCATCCTATCCCGCAGCGTTATCAAGTCTGAACCTCCGCGCCATAGAAACTATGAACGAACGGTTTTCGGTCCCGATCGGTTATTCGGACCACAGTACAGCAGTTGAGACCCCAGCATTCGCGGTGAGTATCGGTGCCCAAATAATCGAAAAGCACATGACACTTGATAAATCGCTTCCCGGCCCCGACCACGAAGCGTCACTTACCCCCGACGAACTAGACCGAGCAGTCACAATTGCCCGCAGGGCGGCGAAAGCAAGGGGCACCCCCGAGAAAAAACCGGTGCCGTCCGAATCAGAGAACCGCAAAGTCGCTCGGAAGAGCCTCCATACTAGCCGTAAAATCGGAGAAGGGGAAATACTCACGAGGGACGACGTGGTGATTCTCCGACCCGCTAACGGACTTTCCCCTGCCGCATTCGATTCGATCCTCGGTAAGCGAACAACAACGGATCTGGACTCCAATGCGCCGATAACGGCGCATGCGATAGCTAATGTAGATGAGGAGTGA
- a CDS encoding Gfo/Idh/MocA family protein, which produces MTYTAGVIGFGRVGRNHAEAFLDNDDIELQAIADADPDLVAKMGSHWNIPSCQRYDRHSELLETERLDIVTVATPGHLHREHVIDAVNAEQPPHVILCEKPIATSVRDASRMVAACERAGVTLLVNHSRRFSECFQALFRLLHQTDVFGTIRSAEVVSGGELLNIGTHYMDLLLYLLDTRVKDVRGGYVEPISSHGYTRFRGGGTFVMENDVIATLNPAPGSADRLYLESDRGRLSMPLSIAQDADHECQFWRIEDGLRSLTEPPEPLEALWERDIDGVHSTFEPGMVPAQPLFENAVDHIVGILNGSEHNAVPGTRAVHGLEALFGTVISDFTGSRVVLPIEEPFRAVPLEYDI; this is translated from the coding sequence ATGACGTACACAGCAGGGGTCATCGGATTCGGTCGGGTCGGCCGAAACCATGCGGAAGCGTTTCTCGATAACGACGATATAGAACTCCAGGCGATCGCGGACGCGGATCCGGACCTCGTCGCCAAAATGGGGTCGCATTGGAATATTCCATCGTGCCAGCGCTACGATAGGCACTCGGAATTACTGGAAACCGAAAGACTAGATATCGTCACGGTAGCGACTCCGGGACACCTGCATCGAGAGCACGTCATCGACGCGGTGAACGCGGAGCAACCACCTCACGTTATCTTGTGTGAAAAACCGATTGCGACGAGCGTGCGTGACGCTTCGAGGATGGTAGCTGCGTGTGAACGGGCTGGAGTCACGTTACTCGTAAACCACTCGCGCAGATTTTCCGAATGCTTTCAGGCGCTTTTCCGACTGCTCCACCAAACGGACGTTTTCGGAACGATCCGGTCAGCCGAGGTCGTTTCGGGTGGGGAGTTGCTCAACATAGGAACACACTACATGGACCTCCTGCTGTACCTGCTCGATACGCGCGTGAAAGACGTGCGAGGTGGGTACGTAGAGCCGATTTCGTCGCATGGCTACACCCGATTTCGTGGCGGGGGGACTTTCGTCATGGAAAACGATGTTATCGCCACCCTTAATCCAGCCCCTGGGTCGGCAGATAGATTGTATCTGGAGAGCGACCGAGGTCGGTTGTCGATGCCGTTAAGTATCGCACAAGATGCTGATCACGAGTGCCAATTCTGGCGGATCGAAGACGGTCTACGGTCCCTTACCGAACCTCCGGAACCATTGGAAGCGCTTTGGGAACGAGATATCGACGGAGTTCATTCGACATTCGAACCCGGGATGGTTCCAGCACAACCCCTCTTCGAGAACGCCGTAGATCACATCGTAGGAATCCTCAACGGCAGCGAGCACAACGCTGTACCCGGTACCCGTGCAGTTCACGGGTTAGAGGCACTTTTTGGGACAGTAATCTCGGATTTTACAGGTTCTCGCGTTGTATTACCGATAGAAGAACCGTTCCGAGCGGTCCCTCTAGAATACGACATTTAA
- a CDS encoding oxidoreductase → MTDRFDLSEKTAIVVGGAGLIGRAVTRGLLDHGATVIVADVNESAGTELVSELGENVEFAHVDSTVDEEVQATVETTVEQFGSLDVLINSAYPRNENYGREFEQVTIDDWHENVSLNLDSYFSTAKHASAVMKEQNSGGVIINFGSIYGVQAPDFTLYQGTNITSPVEYAAIKGGVLNLTRYLASYLGEYGVRVNAVSPGGVSDQQGQQFVDQYEERTPLGRMADADDITGAVVFLASDAASYVTGHNLVVDGGWSIS, encoded by the coding sequence GTGACCGATCGATTCGATCTCTCCGAAAAGACAGCCATCGTCGTCGGTGGTGCGGGACTTATCGGACGGGCGGTTACTCGTGGCCTTCTCGACCACGGAGCTACGGTGATCGTCGCTGACGTTAACGAATCGGCCGGAACCGAACTCGTCTCGGAGCTCGGAGAAAACGTGGAATTTGCCCACGTAGATTCCACCGTTGACGAGGAAGTGCAGGCGACAGTCGAGACGACAGTTGAACAATTCGGGTCGTTGGATGTCCTTATCAACAGTGCGTACCCAAGAAACGAGAACTATGGCCGGGAGTTCGAACAAGTCACGATAGACGACTGGCACGAAAACGTGTCGCTGAATTTGGACTCCTATTTTTCGACGGCTAAACACGCATCGGCCGTTATGAAGGAACAGAACTCGGGCGGCGTAATTATCAACTTTGGATCAATTTATGGGGTTCAGGCACCGGATTTTACGCTCTACCAAGGAACGAATATTACGAGTCCGGTGGAGTACGCCGCGATCAAGGGTGGCGTACTCAATCTTACTCGCTACCTGGCGTCGTACTTGGGTGAGTACGGTGTTCGCGTCAATGCGGTAAGTCCTGGTGGTGTGTCAGACCAGCAGGGCCAGCAGTTCGTTGATCAGTACGAGGAACGAACGCCCCTTGGTCGAATGGCGGACGCGGACGATATCACTGGTGCAGTAGTGTTTCTCGCGTCGGACGCCGCGAGCTACGTTACCGGACACAACCTTGTCGTCGACGGCGGTTGGAGCATCTCCTGA
- a CDS encoding DegT/DnrJ/EryC1/StrS family aminotransferase: protein MNAVESITRGQYWANGPYIDQFEEKLKSFFDIEHAVVFNTGTTALVSALRAHGIGEGDEVIVPSFTFVSTANAVRIVGAEPVFADIERDRYGLDPESVADLVSDDTAGIIPVHYAGSACRIESLSTIAEQYDLVLIEDAAEAFGATANGNAVGTFGDSAMLSFCQNKVVATGEGGAVITDDADLAADLRLIRSHGRASGDYFESSSTGQYRTLGNNFRMPDVVASLGVAQLDRVDELIRGRRRVAKAYADRIDAIDGVEPMTDPADGRHVYQLYPVTFDAGIDRDAVIESLAERGVSSKVYFEPVHQNSYYRETYDRPIDRLSTTVDIASRVLSLPIHPELTTAEIDHVSAALTVAIEEEGQRPTEPSPT, encoded by the coding sequence ATGAACGCGGTTGAATCCATCACTCGTGGTCAATACTGGGCCAACGGCCCCTATATCGACCAATTTGAGGAAAAACTCAAATCGTTTTTCGATATCGAACACGCGGTCGTCTTCAATACCGGAACGACAGCACTCGTTTCAGCGCTCCGTGCTCATGGAATTGGTGAGGGTGACGAAGTAATCGTCCCTTCTTTTACGTTCGTTTCGACTGCCAACGCGGTTCGAATCGTGGGTGCGGAGCCCGTATTTGCTGATATCGAACGAGACCGTTATGGCCTCGACCCTGAGAGTGTAGCGGATCTCGTATCCGACGATACAGCCGGAATCATCCCCGTTCACTACGCCGGGAGTGCCTGTCGAATCGAGTCCCTCTCCACTATTGCTGAGCAGTACGACCTGGTTCTCATCGAGGACGCCGCCGAGGCGTTCGGAGCTACCGCGAACGGAAACGCCGTTGGTACGTTCGGAGACTCCGCTATGTTGAGCTTCTGTCAGAACAAGGTCGTGGCAACCGGGGAAGGTGGAGCTGTCATCACGGACGATGCCGACCTCGCAGCAGACCTCCGATTGATCCGTTCACACGGCCGTGCGTCGGGTGATTATTTCGAGTCCAGTTCAACGGGACAATACCGTACCCTCGGAAACAACTTCCGCATGCCGGATGTCGTTGCGTCTCTCGGTGTCGCTCAACTCGACCGAGTCGATGAATTAATTCGAGGCCGTCGTCGGGTCGCAAAAGCGTACGCCGACCGAATCGATGCCATAGACGGAGTCGAACCGATGACGGACCCCGCTGATGGTCGTCACGTCTATCAACTCTACCCAGTCACGTTCGACGCCGGGATCGACCGTGATGCTGTTATCGAATCGCTCGCAGAACGGGGAGTTTCCTCGAAAGTGTACTTCGAGCCAGTCCATCAGAATAGCTACTATCGAGAGACGTACGACCGTCCTATCGATCGACTTTCAACGACCGTAGACATCGCTTCACGAGTTCTGTCGCTCCCGATCCATCCAGAACTCACGACTGCGGAAATCGACCACGTTAGCGCCGCCCTCACAGTAGCCATCGAAGAGGAAGGTCAACGTCCAACCGAACCATCACCGACGTAG
- a CDS encoding SDR family NAD(P)-dependent oxidoreductase: MSYLEGKTVLVTGGGGFIGSTLVKRIAEHDPDEIRTVDIDENGLVELKRQVGQNESINCLLGDLRDKDRIKAAMNGVEVVFHAAALKHTDFSEHHPFEAVKTNIDGSRNLIEAALAEGVESLTAISTDKASNPASVMGATKFLMERLISAANKRHHMSETNLNCVRFGNVLGSTGSVVPLFLDQIKHGGPITVTDPDMTRFIMSVDRAVDLVIDASAEMKPGEISVLKMPAFRVGDLAEVLRNEYAPEFGYDPSDIEIELIGKRPGERIHEKLISRDVIDRIYETENKYIIAPQLDLEERGVTHQVTNCLTGEYTSADTDLLSPSELISEIRNYRDESQPTGKQTQRVLKQQS; the protein is encoded by the coding sequence ATGAGTTATCTGGAGGGAAAAACGGTTCTCGTCACCGGTGGAGGTGGATTCATCGGTTCGACGCTCGTGAAACGTATCGCGGAGCACGATCCGGATGAAATCCGCACGGTCGATATCGACGAGAACGGTTTGGTCGAACTCAAACGCCAAGTAGGTCAGAACGAGTCGATAAATTGTCTGCTGGGTGATCTCCGTGACAAGGATCGGATCAAGGCAGCAATGAACGGTGTCGAGGTCGTGTTTCATGCCGCTGCACTCAAACACACTGACTTTAGCGAACACCATCCGTTCGAAGCAGTCAAGACGAACATCGATGGCAGTCGAAACCTGATCGAGGCAGCACTCGCTGAAGGAGTCGAGTCACTCACTGCGATCAGCACCGACAAGGCGTCCAACCCGGCATCGGTTATGGGGGCGACCAAATTTCTCATGGAACGACTTATCTCTGCGGCCAACAAGCGCCATCATATGTCCGAGACGAACCTGAACTGCGTTCGGTTCGGGAACGTCCTCGGCTCGACGGGGTCAGTCGTTCCACTCTTTCTCGACCAGATCAAGCACGGCGGGCCGATTACCGTCACTGACCCGGACATGACGCGCTTTATAATGTCTGTCGATCGGGCAGTTGATCTCGTTATCGACGCAAGTGCAGAAATGAAACCCGGAGAAATTTCCGTGTTGAAGATGCCGGCGTTCCGCGTCGGCGACCTCGCCGAGGTACTTCGAAACGAGTACGCACCGGAGTTCGGATACGACCCCTCGGACATTGAGATCGAACTCATCGGGAAACGCCCCGGCGAGCGCATTCACGAGAAGCTCATCTCTCGTGACGTGATAGACCGTATCTATGAAACGGAGAACAAATACATTATTGCGCCTCAGTTGGATCTTGAAGAGCGAGGCGTCACGCATCAAGTGACCAACTGTCTCACGGGCGAATATACGTCCGCCGATACGGACCTGCTTTCTCCCTCTGAACTCATTTCTGAAATTCGAAACTACCGCGACGAGTCCCAACCCACCGGTAAACAGACTCAGAGAGTGCTGAAACAGCAGTCGTGA
- a CDS encoding NeuD/PglB/VioB family sugar acetyltransferase: MKILYCAGEQACVVLDVLRRNGNIDDVAIIDDDSSRHGKSIYGAEIIGGEAMLANLEPTQDSVLVAFGANQEVRLELAERVSEYGLGFFNAVSNEATVSTTASLGEGVTVNAQAYVGPNVTVGDHVIIDSLTNVSHDSTLRDGVTVAPGATISGGVVIGRDSFVGAGATVCDHTNIEASATIGAGAVVTKDVPAGATVVGVPAEPLE, from the coding sequence GTGAAGATACTATACTGTGCCGGAGAGCAGGCATGTGTCGTTCTCGACGTTCTGCGTCGAAACGGAAATATCGACGACGTGGCGATCATCGACGATGATAGCTCTCGACACGGGAAGTCTATCTACGGTGCCGAAATCATCGGTGGCGAAGCGATGTTAGCGAACCTCGAACCGACACAGGACAGCGTTCTCGTTGCGTTCGGTGCGAATCAGGAGGTCCGACTCGAGCTGGCGGAGCGGGTTAGCGAATACGGTCTTGGTTTTTTCAATGCGGTTTCAAACGAGGCGACGGTCTCTACAACTGCATCCCTCGGCGAGGGAGTCACGGTAAACGCACAGGCGTACGTCGGGCCAAACGTAACTGTCGGTGACCACGTAATTATCGATAGCCTCACCAATGTGTCCCACGATTCGACGCTCCGAGACGGCGTGACGGTCGCGCCGGGAGCAACGATTTCCGGAGGGGTAGTGATCGGGCGGGATTCGTTCGTCGGGGCGGGTGCAACCGTGTGTGACCATACAAATATCGAAGCAAGCGCGACGATCGGAGCCGGGGCAGTCGTCACGAAAGATGTGCCCGCAGGTGCGACCGTTGTCGGTGTCCCGGCAGAACCGCTGGAATGA
- the neuC gene encoding UDP-N-acetylglucosamine 2-epimerase: MPTKKITVVTGTRAEYGLLSSSMAKIKQSPTLELTTVATGMHLSRRHGHTIDRIREDGFDVTDSVDTLLGSDTGRGMAKSLGLGIAGLAESFESIEPDVVLTLGDRGEAFGAGIAAAHMNIPVAHIHGGDAMKGATIDDSIRHALTKFAHIHFPATEASKQRILRLGEEEWRIQTVGAPGLDDVIDGEYDDAENVRETLDLDSTRPLAVVVQHPETTNPENAGEQMRQTLEAITEFNAQIVVIHPNADAGSQQIIETIRRYKASDRFATFESLPRRTYLGLLDTADVMVGNSSSAIIEAPSFGLPVVDVGPRQAGRDRAENVESVPHDTAAICDGIETALETGGNREYTNPYDMGGAADRIVKTLETISIDNRLLTKSITY; the protein is encoded by the coding sequence ATGCCGACGAAAAAGATAACCGTCGTCACTGGCACGCGAGCGGAATACGGACTGCTATCGTCGTCGATGGCGAAAATAAAGCAAAGCCCCACGTTGGAGCTGACGACCGTTGCAACCGGGATGCATCTTTCACGGAGACACGGCCACACGATCGATCGGATTCGAGAAGACGGGTTCGACGTTACGGATTCCGTCGACACGCTGCTCGGAAGCGACACTGGACGTGGGATGGCCAAATCACTTGGACTTGGTATCGCGGGACTCGCAGAGAGCTTCGAGTCCATTGAACCAGACGTAGTTCTCACGCTTGGCGACAGGGGCGAGGCATTTGGCGCTGGTATCGCCGCCGCACACATGAACATTCCAGTTGCCCACATACACGGAGGGGACGCGATGAAGGGGGCGACCATCGACGACAGTATCAGACATGCTCTCACGAAATTCGCACACATCCACTTTCCCGCGACCGAGGCGAGCAAACAGCGGATTTTACGTCTCGGCGAGGAGGAGTGGCGCATACAAACTGTCGGCGCGCCAGGGCTGGACGACGTAATTGACGGCGAATATGACGACGCCGAGAACGTCCGAGAGACGCTCGATCTCGATAGTACACGACCGCTCGCTGTAGTCGTTCAACACCCAGAAACCACCAATCCCGAGAACGCTGGCGAACAAATGCGCCAAACACTCGAAGCGATCACTGAGTTCAACGCACAAATCGTCGTCATCCATCCGAACGCCGACGCTGGAAGCCAGCAGATAATAGAAACGATTCGCAGGTACAAAGCGTCCGATCGATTCGCCACGTTCGAGAGCCTTCCACGGCGGACGTATCTCGGGCTATTGGATACAGCAGACGTGATGGTCGGGAACTCAAGTAGTGCAATAATCGAAGCGCCATCGTTCGGTCTTCCAGTAGTCGATGTCGGGCCGCGGCAGGCAGGTCGCGACCGGGCTGAGAACGTCGAAAGCGTCCCTCACGACACGGCGGCAATATGTGACGGGATTGAAACCGCGCTCGAAACTGGCGGTAATCGCGAATACACGAATCCATACGACATGGGCGGCGCGGCGGACCGGATCGTCAAAACGCTTGAAACGATATCGATCGACAACCGACTTCTCACGAAGTCGATTACGTATTGA